One window of Mangrovibacterium diazotrophicum genomic DNA carries:
- a CDS encoding alanine dehydrogenase, which translates to MTEQENKPGISSWYMPQEEMLEIRRKGKKITIGIPSDFAQVESRVPLTPEAVELLVSYGHEIYLETNAGKASSYSDDEYRNAGAVVLEKRADVFQCDIILRVSPFDEKDIDLLRGNQTLISNMQLSNHCTETVQKLMRKKVTAIAYEYMENEEHCLPVVQLMSQLSGSTSIMVASEYLSNSRDGKGVLLGGVTGISPTELVILGATTAAEFAARAAIGLGAHVKIFDNNIFKLRQLEEQLGHQIFTSVLYPNVLKKALKSADVVLGAMSVNTKPSFRVSKEMVAKMKKGSVIIDLNVSQGGCFETSRCTDLNNPTYKVNDIVHYCVPNISSLVARTASIALSNVLSPIIISVGEIGGIPNYIKSTKGFRKGIYIYNGILTNSDLGDKLNLPSKDIDLLLAIF; encoded by the coding sequence ATGACAGAACAAGAAAATAAACCGGGAATCTCCAGTTGGTATATGCCGCAGGAAGAGATGCTGGAAATCCGGCGAAAAGGGAAGAAAATCACCATTGGTATCCCCTCCGACTTTGCACAGGTTGAATCGCGTGTACCGCTAACACCTGAAGCTGTTGAATTGCTGGTTTCCTACGGGCACGAAATTTACCTGGAAACCAATGCCGGCAAAGCTTCGAGCTACTCTGACGATGAATACCGAAATGCCGGTGCTGTTGTTCTGGAAAAAAGAGCTGATGTTTTTCAATGCGATATCATTTTACGGGTTTCACCCTTCGACGAGAAAGATATTGATTTGCTTCGTGGCAATCAAACGTTGATCTCGAATATGCAGCTGAGTAACCATTGTACTGAAACTGTTCAAAAGTTGATGCGGAAAAAAGTAACCGCCATCGCCTACGAGTACATGGAAAACGAGGAACACTGCCTGCCGGTGGTTCAACTTATGAGCCAACTCTCAGGATCAACCTCCATTATGGTTGCCAGCGAGTATCTCAGTAATTCCAGAGATGGCAAAGGTGTATTGCTCGGTGGTGTCACCGGGATTTCACCAACTGAACTCGTTATACTGGGAGCGACGACAGCCGCAGAATTCGCGGCCCGTGCTGCAATTGGCCTCGGAGCTCACGTCAAAATCTTCGACAACAATATTTTCAAACTTCGCCAATTGGAGGAACAACTGGGGCACCAAATATTCACCTCGGTTTTGTACCCAAACGTGCTGAAGAAAGCATTGAAATCAGCTGATGTGGTACTTGGCGCGATGTCTGTGAATACCAAACCTTCGTTCCGCGTTTCGAAGGAAATGGTGGCTAAAATGAAAAAAGGCTCGGTCATTATCGACCTTAACGTCAGCCAGGGTGGCTGTTTCGAAACCAGCCGATGTACCGACCTCAACAACCCGACCTACAAGGTGAATGATATCGTTCACTATTGCGTCCCGAATATTTCGTCACTCGTAGCCCGCACCGCATCTATTGCCTTAAGTAATGTGCTGTCGCCGATTATTATTTCGGTTGGAGAAATTGGCGGAATACCCAATTACATCAAATCCACCAAAGGCTTCCGGAAAGGGATTTATATTTACAATGGAATTCTGACCAATTCGGATTTGGGCGATAAACTGAACCTGCCATCGAAAGATATTGACCTGCTTTTAGCGATTTTCTGA
- the folB gene encoding dihydroneopterin aldolase, which yields MPGIIELEGMEFYAYHGHYQTEKQVGAKFIVAATIHTDCTKAGETDQLDDALNYQKIYDIIKEEMAIPSALLEHVCTRILDHIYRSFPTIEKATIKLSKMNPPMGGQLEKVSVLLSR from the coding sequence ATGCCGGGAATTATTGAATTAGAAGGAATGGAATTTTATGCTTACCATGGTCATTATCAAACCGAGAAACAGGTAGGAGCCAAGTTTATTGTGGCGGCAACCATTCATACCGATTGCACCAAGGCGGGAGAAACCGACCAACTGGATGATGCACTAAACTATCAAAAAATTTACGACATTATAAAAGAAGAAATGGCGATCCCTTCGGCCTTACTCGAACATGTGTGCACAAGAATTCTGGATCACATATATCGTTCATTTCCAACGATCGAAAAAGCAACGATCAAACTTTCGAAAATGAATCCCCCCATGGGCGGACAGTTAGAAAAAGTTAGTGTTCTGCTTAGTCGCTGA
- a CDS encoding sensor histidine kinase — MKHPFINNRILSLYYVVFWLVIGLINFVIQVFWYDMDISVGLIESVVIFGLYPIMGSSIWFIIQYNRLDENDWVKNILFHFVAATIMNMIWLYLSYVLVKVVAESHIEFIRRSLPSKVLTGYLLYAGYVVFFYAVNYYNSLKDKIKKESEMKMLIRDAELSALKSQINPHFLFNSLNSISSLTVSRPEKAQEMVINLSSFMRYSLQHSREETVSLKDELDHIKLYLGIEKIRFGKKLNPVFEVEENCLKARIPNMILQPLLENAIKYGVYEATEPVNIVIRCKPDPDYFRITVENEYDAGTINNKGEGIGLMNIRQRLELIYGNPNLLQITDLKTSFKVELLLPQK, encoded by the coding sequence ATGAAACACCCATTCATTAATAACCGAATCCTAAGCCTTTATTACGTCGTTTTTTGGCTCGTCATTGGGCTGATTAACTTCGTGATCCAGGTCTTTTGGTACGATATGGACATCAGTGTTGGCCTGATCGAATCGGTTGTCATTTTTGGCTTGTACCCCATAATGGGGTCGAGCATCTGGTTCATCATTCAATACAACCGTTTGGATGAAAATGATTGGGTGAAAAATATTCTTTTCCACTTTGTTGCGGCGACGATCATGAATATGATCTGGCTTTATTTAAGCTATGTTTTAGTGAAGGTTGTTGCTGAAAGTCATATTGAATTTATCCGGAGGTCGCTGCCGTCGAAAGTACTGACGGGTTACTTGTTGTATGCCGGTTATGTAGTTTTCTTTTACGCCGTTAATTACTACAATTCGTTGAAGGATAAGATTAAGAAGGAGTCGGAGATGAAGATGCTGATCCGCGATGCGGAACTCAGTGCTTTAAAGTCGCAAATCAACCCGCACTTCTTGTTTAATAGTTTGAACAGCATTTCATCGCTGACAGTCAGCCGCCCGGAAAAAGCGCAGGAAATGGTGATCAACCTGTCGTCGTTTATGCGCTATTCTTTGCAACACAGCCGGGAAGAGACCGTGAGTCTGAAGGACGAGTTAGATCATATTAAGTTGTACCTTGGGATTGAGAAGATTCGGTTTGGGAAGAAATTAAACCCGGTTTTTGAAGTTGAGGAGAATTGTTTGAAAGCCCGGATTCCCAACATGATTTTGCAGCCGCTTTTGGAGAATGCCATCAAGTACGGGGTGTACGAGGCAACTGAACCTGTGAATATCGTTATTCGCTGCAAACCCGATCCTGATTATTTTCGAATTACAGTTGAGAACGAATACGATGCCGGAACCATTAATAATAAAGGTGAAGGGATCGGACTGATGAATATACGGCAACGCCTGGAACTGATTTACGGTAATCCGAATCTGTTGCAGATTACCGATTTGAAAACCAGCTTTAAAGTTGAATTATTGCTCCCTCAAAAGTAA
- the gcvH gene encoding glycine cleavage system protein GcvH, producing the protein MKFTNMNLPENLKYTKEHEWVRVEGDIAVVGITDFAQGELGDIVFVEIETVGESLAAGETFGTVEAVKTVSDLFMPVTGEVVEFNSALEDSPELINKDAYGDGWMVKVKIEDASQLDALMDAAAYQAMLEA; encoded by the coding sequence ATGAAATTTACAAATATGAATCTTCCTGAAAATTTAAAGTACACAAAAGAACACGAGTGGGTTCGTGTTGAAGGTGATATTGCAGTTGTTGGTATTACAGATTTTGCTCAAGGTGAACTTGGAGACATCGTTTTCGTTGAGATTGAAACTGTAGGCGAGTCACTTGCTGCGGGTGAAACGTTCGGAACTGTTGAAGCTGTAAAAACAGTGTCGGACTTGTTTATGCCTGTTACTGGAGAGGTGGTTGAATTCAACTCGGCTTTGGAAGATAGCCCTGAATTGATCAATAAAGACGCTTACGGTGACGGCTGGATGGTAAAAGTGAAAATCGAAGATGCATCGCAATTGGATGCTTTGATGGATGCTGCAGCCTACCAGGCTATGTTGGAAGCTTAA
- the pulA gene encoding type I pullulanase: protein MRDWKFHHIDFSTYPWYSGNDLGVRLTETGFQVKVWAPNASKVEFLVYKHSHGGKTTHRYWLHAENHGCWVLNTEGDFDGLYYTIRVNDGDWLNETPGVDVRATGTNGRRGLFFHPEKTNPEGWSDDKPIPTENAVNAILYEVHVRDFSIAENSGMHQKGKFLAFTEEGRITPEGLASGIDHLKELGITHVHLLPVFDYWTVDESKPETKYNWGYDPLNYNTPEGSYSTDPDTTSRITEFKQLVMALHKAGIGVVMDVVYNHTGLTRRSWFNQTVPGYYYRQTRSGSFSNASGCGNEFASERAMAHKYMIDSLLYWAEEFHLDGFRFDLMGIHDLETMYAIRLALDKLRPGILMYGEGWTADRSPMDENQRAVKRNISQLERVACFNDDFRDALKGNNFDGSGEGFVSGKVFHEEAIKFGIVAACYHPQIVYSYVGGSGFAWARHPWQTVNYASCHDNYTLFDKLSLSCPNADTETLKQMQKLATALVMTSQGIPFLHGGSEFCRTKGGDHNSYKSPDSVNQFDWSRKKEFEDVFSYFTELVKLRKSVPAFRMGSSDLIREHLKFSTDYNMGVVAYQITDFPGEERWKTMQLVFNARKEDFQFDLPNNNGWKVIAEGGTIDLEGVRTLEEHAVIVPPVSMMILVQ, encoded by the coding sequence ATGCGGGACTGGAAATTTCACCATATCGATTTTTCAACTTATCCTTGGTACAGTGGAAATGACCTAGGAGTTAGATTGACTGAAACCGGTTTTCAGGTTAAAGTTTGGGCTCCTAATGCCAGTAAAGTAGAATTTCTGGTTTACAAGCACAGTCATGGAGGAAAGACAACGCACCGGTATTGGTTGCATGCTGAAAATCACGGTTGCTGGGTTTTAAATACCGAAGGTGATTTTGACGGATTGTACTACACCATTCGGGTGAATGACGGCGATTGGTTAAATGAAACACCTGGCGTGGATGTGAGAGCTACCGGTACCAACGGGCGCAGGGGATTATTTTTTCATCCGGAGAAAACCAATCCCGAAGGCTGGTCGGATGATAAACCGATACCGACTGAAAATGCCGTGAATGCCATTTTATATGAAGTGCATGTTCGTGATTTCTCAATTGCTGAGAATTCGGGGATGCACCAAAAAGGAAAATTCCTGGCTTTTACAGAAGAAGGGAGAATCACCCCGGAAGGTTTAGCCTCTGGTATTGATCACCTCAAGGAACTCGGAATTACGCATGTTCATTTATTGCCGGTGTTCGACTACTGGACAGTTGACGAATCGAAGCCGGAGACAAAATACAATTGGGGCTACGACCCTCTGAACTACAACACGCCCGAAGGAAGCTATTCAACAGATCCGGATACAACATCTCGGATTACGGAGTTCAAGCAGTTGGTGATGGCTTTGCACAAAGCCGGAATCGGCGTGGTGATGGATGTGGTTTATAACCACACCGGCTTAACCCGTCGTTCTTGGTTTAATCAAACGGTGCCTGGATATTATTACCGGCAAACACGTTCGGGGAGTTTTTCCAACGCCAGTGGTTGCGGAAATGAATTTGCATCCGAACGGGCCATGGCCCACAAATACATGATTGACTCGCTTTTGTATTGGGCTGAAGAGTTTCATTTGGATGGCTTTCGTTTCGACCTGATGGGAATCCACGATCTGGAAACCATGTACGCGATTCGGTTGGCCCTGGACAAGCTTCGGCCTGGCATTCTGATGTACGGAGAAGGCTGGACGGCCGACCGTAGTCCGATGGATGAAAACCAGCGTGCGGTGAAACGGAACATTTCGCAGTTGGAGCGGGTGGCCTGTTTTAACGACGACTTCCGTGATGCCTTAAAAGGAAATAATTTTGATGGTTCGGGCGAAGGATTTGTCAGCGGAAAGGTTTTCCACGAGGAAGCAATCAAGTTTGGAATAGTAGCGGCCTGCTATCATCCTCAAATTGTATACAGCTACGTTGGCGGTTCGGGTTTCGCCTGGGCACGTCACCCCTGGCAAACGGTCAATTATGCGTCCTGTCACGATAATTACACGCTATTCGATAAGCTTTCGCTTAGTTGCCCCAATGCGGATACCGAAACCTTGAAACAAATGCAGAAACTCGCGACTGCCTTGGTGATGACATCGCAGGGTATTCCGTTTTTGCATGGCGGTTCAGAGTTTTGCCGAACTAAAGGCGGCGATCACAACTCCTACAAATCGCCCGATAGCGTGAACCAGTTCGACTGGTCGCGGAAGAAGGAATTTGAGGATGTTTTCAGCTATTTTACAGAGCTCGTGAAGCTACGGAAGTCAGTTCCTGCATTTCGCATGGGAAGTTCCGATTTAATCCGCGAACATCTTAAATTTTCGACTGATTACAACATGGGTGTTGTGGCCTACCAGATTACCGACTTCCCCGGCGAAGAACGATGGAAAACCATGCAACTTGTTTTCAATGCGCGCAAAGAAGACTTTCAATTCGATCTGCCCAACAACAACGGATGGAAAGTCATCGCGGAAGGTGGAACGATCGATTTGGAAGGAGTGCGGACTTTGGAGGAACATGCTGTGATTGTTCCCCCGGTTTCGATGATGATCCTGGTGCAGTAA
- a CDS encoding glutamine--tRNA ligase/YqeY domain fusion protein, which produces MSENSPEKEVVIKKNFIHQIVEEEINAGKNGGVVHTRFPPEPNGYLHIGHAKSICLNFGTAQKYNGITNLRFDDTNPSKEDTEYVDSIMEDVRWLGFDWGDRLFYASDYFEKLFEFAVKLIQEGKAYVDDQSAETISSQKGTPTRPGVESPSRSRTVEENLDLFLRMKAGEFNEGQCVLRAKIDMASPNMHMRDPIIYRIMKTPHHRTGDKWCIYPMYDFAHGQCDYWEGITHSVCTLEFEVHRPLYDWFIDQLKDTDYRPRQIEFARLNLTYTVMSKRKLLQLVKENYVNGWDDPRMPTISGLRRRGYTPASIRNFSDRIGVTKVDGIIDVALLEHSIREDLNKNAQRVMGVLNPLKVVITNYPEGQVEELEAVNNPENPDAGTRTVPFTREIYIEQDDFMENPPRKFFRLSPGAEVRLRYAYFITCTDVIKDENGKVVELHCTYDPQSRGGNSPDGRKVKATLHWVSVTENVKAEVRLYDRLFTDEEPDGHKDKEFLEFLNPDSLEVLTNCYVEPFVKQAKALDSFQFERLGYFNVDPDSTADNIVFNRTAQLRDTWSKVKGQ; this is translated from the coding sequence ATGAGTGAAAATAGTCCTGAGAAAGAAGTGGTGATTAAGAAGAATTTCATTCACCAAATAGTTGAAGAAGAAATTAATGCGGGAAAAAACGGAGGAGTAGTACATACTCGTTTTCCCCCGGAACCCAATGGCTATTTGCACATTGGGCATGCAAAATCAATTTGCCTGAACTTCGGGACTGCTCAGAAATACAATGGTATAACCAATTTACGTTTCGACGACACGAACCCATCGAAAGAAGATACTGAATACGTTGATTCGATTATGGAAGACGTTCGTTGGTTGGGATTTGATTGGGGAGACCGCTTGTTTTACGCATCGGATTATTTCGAGAAACTTTTTGAGTTTGCGGTGAAGCTGATCCAGGAAGGAAAAGCTTATGTGGACGATCAAAGTGCGGAGACAATCAGTAGCCAAAAAGGAACACCGACTCGTCCCGGGGTGGAAAGTCCGAGCCGTTCACGTACGGTTGAAGAGAATTTGGACTTGTTCTTACGCATGAAGGCTGGCGAGTTCAACGAAGGTCAATGCGTATTGCGCGCGAAAATCGACATGGCTTCGCCAAATATGCATATGCGCGATCCGATTATTTACCGGATCATGAAAACACCGCACCACCGTACCGGCGACAAATGGTGTATTTACCCGATGTACGATTTTGCACACGGACAGTGTGACTACTGGGAAGGAATCACGCATTCTGTTTGTACGCTCGAATTCGAAGTTCACCGCCCGCTTTACGACTGGTTCATCGACCAGTTGAAAGACACGGACTATCGCCCTCGTCAGATTGAGTTCGCCCGTTTGAATCTCACCTACACGGTGATGAGTAAACGCAAGTTGTTGCAATTGGTTAAAGAGAATTACGTGAACGGATGGGATGATCCACGGATGCCGACCATTTCAGGTTTGCGTCGTCGTGGTTACACACCGGCTTCAATTCGTAATTTCTCCGATCGTATTGGGGTGACTAAAGTTGATGGAATTATCGACGTGGCGCTGTTGGAACACAGCATCCGCGAAGATTTGAATAAAAACGCGCAACGTGTGATGGGGGTTTTGAACCCATTGAAAGTTGTGATTACAAACTACCCGGAAGGTCAGGTTGAAGAGCTGGAAGCAGTGAACAACCCGGAAAACCCGGATGCCGGAACGCGTACCGTTCCGTTTACCCGAGAGATTTATATTGAGCAGGATGACTTCATGGAAAACCCGCCACGGAAATTTTTCCGTTTGTCACCGGGAGCTGAAGTGCGCTTGCGTTATGCCTATTTCATTACTTGTACCGATGTAATTAAGGATGAAAACGGTAAAGTTGTTGAATTGCATTGTACGTACGATCCGCAATCGCGCGGAGGTAACTCGCCCGATGGACGTAAAGTAAAAGCGACTTTGCACTGGGTTTCGGTTACCGAAAACGTGAAGGCAGAAGTTCGCCTGTACGATCGTCTGTTTACCGATGAAGAGCCGGACGGACACAAGGATAAAGAATTCCTGGAGTTTCTGAACCCGGATTCGTTGGAAGTGTTGACCAACTGTTACGTTGAGCCCTTTGTGAAGCAAGCCAAAGCCTTGGATTCGTTCCAGTTTGAGCGTTTGGGCTATTTCAATGTAGATCCGGACAGTACAGCGGATAACATCGTGTTTAACCGTACAGCTCAATTGCGGGATACCTGGTCCAAAGTTAAAGGCCAATAG
- a CDS encoding LytR/AlgR family response regulator transcription factor — translation MSEKLNVLIVEDEELARDLLKSYLKDHPSVNLLGECENGFEGVQKINELQPDLVFLDIQMPKITGFEMLQLLDHKPDIVFTTAYDQYALKAFEINAVDYLLKPFSKDRFLSAVEKALERKGNQESPSEKISRLSEYATGEYLDRVVVKDRHKIHIILSSHIRYIESMDDYVLIYTNEGRHMKQNTMKFFETHLDPHEFIRIHRSYIVGVSQIEEIQQYEKESYVVILKDKTKLKVSKSGYKNLKEVLDF, via the coding sequence ATGAGTGAAAAGCTAAACGTATTGATTGTTGAAGACGAAGAACTGGCACGCGACCTGTTGAAATCGTACCTGAAGGATCATCCTTCGGTTAACCTTTTGGGCGAATGTGAGAACGGTTTTGAGGGGGTGCAAAAGATCAACGAACTCCAGCCTGATTTGGTTTTCCTGGATATTCAGATGCCCAAGATCACCGGTTTTGAAATGTTGCAATTGCTCGATCACAAACCGGATATCGTATTCACAACGGCTTATGACCAGTATGCGTTGAAAGCTTTCGAAATTAATGCGGTTGATTATTTGTTGAAGCCATTTTCAAAAGACCGCTTTTTGTCGGCTGTTGAGAAAGCTTTGGAGCGAAAAGGCAACCAGGAAAGTCCCTCGGAAAAGATTAGTCGGTTGAGCGAGTACGCGACAGGCGAGTATCTGGATCGCGTAGTGGTGAAAGACCGTCACAAAATTCATATCATTCTTTCTTCCCACATTCGCTACATCGAGTCGATGGATGACTACGTGCTGATTTACACGAACGAGGGGCGGCACATGAAACAAAATACCATGAAGTTCTTCGAAACGCATCTTGATCCGCACGAGTTTATCCGAATTCACCGTTCGTACATTGTTGGTGTTTCTCAAATTGAAGAGATTCAGCAGTATGAGAAAGAGTCATACGTTGTTATTTTGAAGGACAAAACGAAGCTGAAGGTGAGTAAGTCAGGTTATAAGAATCTGAAAGAAGTCCTGGACTTTTAA
- the tsaE gene encoding tRNA (adenosine(37)-N6)-threonylcarbamoyltransferase complex ATPase subunit type 1 TsaE — protein sequence MFSIQINALDELPAVAEQFLNTFRDKRIFAFYGKMGAGKTTFIKALCRAMGSKDNITSPTFALVNEYDTALPEKIYHFDFYRLKDMTEAMDLGFDDYVESGNYCFMEWPERIEYLLPEHLVEVHIEEISPSVRELKANII from the coding sequence ATGTTTTCGATTCAGATCAACGCGCTTGATGAGCTACCAGCTGTAGCCGAACAGTTTTTAAACACCTTCCGCGACAAACGCATTTTTGCGTTTTACGGAAAAATGGGCGCGGGAAAAACAACCTTTATCAAGGCGCTTTGCCGAGCCATGGGCTCAAAAGACAATATTACCAGCCCGACATTTGCGTTGGTAAACGAGTACGACACCGCCCTTCCGGAAAAAATATATCATTTCGATTTTTACCGTCTGAAAGATATGACCGAAGCGATGGACCTGGGATTTGACGATTATGTTGAAAGTGGCAATTACTGCTTTATGGAATGGCCCGAGCGAATCGAATACCTTCTTCCTGAACACCTCGTTGAAGTACATATCGAAGAGATTAGCCCGTCGGTAAGGGAATTGAAAGCCAATATCATCTGA
- a CDS encoding LiaF transmembrane domain-containing protein — MERRGNKGFYLGVIFIAIGAILILQRLNLIPGSLSDVLISWQMLLIAIGALSLMKGNRVMGIILIGLGTFFILPDFFDVPYEVRRLYWPGLLVLVGVAMVYRQRAAIPHMHESVEGKNFDIFDDFVIFGGREIFITSKQLQGGRTTSVFGGIEYDLRQASLSPQGAVIDCTCLFGGTGLKVPLDWNVKNEVTTIFGAFTDKRGDTFQRGQFDPSKTVVIKGLTLFGGVEIKHV; from the coding sequence ATGGAAAGAAGAGGGAATAAAGGATTTTACTTGGGCGTAATTTTTATCGCCATCGGAGCAATCCTGATATTGCAGCGACTGAATCTGATTCCCGGGAGTTTATCGGATGTCCTGATTTCCTGGCAGATGTTGCTGATTGCCATCGGTGCATTGTCATTGATGAAGGGCAACCGGGTGATGGGGATTATCCTGATTGGGTTGGGAACTTTTTTCATTTTGCCTGATTTCTTTGATGTTCCGTATGAGGTGAGACGTCTTTACTGGCCGGGGCTTTTAGTGCTGGTTGGTGTGGCGATGGTTTACCGGCAACGGGCAGCAATTCCGCACATGCATGAAAGCGTTGAAGGAAAGAACTTCGATATATTCGACGACTTTGTCATTTTTGGCGGCCGCGAAATTTTTATCACATCCAAACAACTGCAGGGCGGAAGAACAACTTCCGTGTTCGGCGGCATTGAGTACGATCTTCGGCAAGCGAGTCTGTCGCCTCAGGGCGCGGTGATTGATTGTACCTGCCTGTTTGGAGGCACCGGATTAAAAGTTCCGTTGGATTGGAATGTGAAGAATGAGGTCACAACCATCTTCGGCGCTTTCACTGACAAGCGTGGTGATACCTTTCAGCGCGGACAATTCGACCCGAGCAAAACTGTGGTTATTAAAGGGCTCACCTTGTTTGGCGGAGTGGAAATCAAACATGTGTAG